The following are from one region of the Paenibacillus sp. JZ16 genome:
- a CDS encoding glycoside hydrolase family 88 protein, with amino-acid sequence MTVESNWVQEAWNQTKAKVKHVHQRIGDGFPHASQNGEYRLEPASWWTAGFWPGLLWLIYQDTQDEDLKASAESCERQLDVLLTDSNKIDHDIGFMWTLTSVARYKILGSDDSKRRALLAANLLAARFNVQGKFIRAWNGKDVAGWAIIDCLMNLPLLYWASNTTRDPRYKHVATNHADTVLKHFYRTDGSVAHIVSFDPETGEKLEVKGGQGYSPESAWSRGAAWAIYGMSLSYHYTGNQQYLNGAKKTAQFFLANLPQDYVPVWDFRSSEEGRTVRDSSAGACAACGLLLLAEQVDGDEARIYRESAKKILHSLYTNYGAWESETEEGLILHGTSHYPEKQNVDVPLIYGDYYFTEGISLLMGNRDRFW; translated from the coding sequence ATGACGGTCGAATCAAATTGGGTGCAAGAAGCATGGAATCAAACGAAGGCAAAAGTGAAGCATGTTCATCAGCGTATCGGAGATGGATTCCCACATGCAAGTCAAAATGGAGAATACCGATTGGAACCAGCCTCCTGGTGGACTGCTGGCTTCTGGCCTGGATTGCTGTGGCTTATTTATCAGGATACGCAAGATGAGGATTTGAAAGCATCCGCAGAATCATGCGAACGCCAGCTGGATGTATTATTAACCGATTCGAATAAAATAGATCACGATATTGGTTTCATGTGGACTTTAACAAGCGTAGCAAGATATAAAATTTTAGGATCAGATGATTCGAAACGAAGGGCTTTACTTGCCGCCAACCTTCTCGCTGCGCGTTTTAACGTCCAAGGGAAATTCATCCGTGCGTGGAATGGTAAAGATGTTGCAGGTTGGGCCATTATCGACTGTCTGATGAATCTGCCACTGCTGTATTGGGCGTCAAACACAACACGAGATCCGCGATACAAGCACGTCGCAACCAATCATGCGGATACCGTGTTAAAGCATTTTTATCGGACTGATGGATCGGTTGCCCATATTGTATCTTTTGACCCTGAAACCGGAGAAAAGCTTGAAGTGAAGGGAGGACAAGGCTACTCACCTGAATCAGCATGGTCACGTGGAGCAGCATGGGCGATCTATGGAATGAGCCTGAGCTACCATTACACAGGCAACCAACAATACTTGAATGGCGCCAAAAAAACAGCTCAATTTTTCTTAGCCAATCTACCACAAGATTATGTTCCTGTTTGGGATTTCCGTTCGTCTGAAGAGGGCCGTACGGTCCGTGACTCATCGGCTGGAGCCTGCGCAGCTTGTGGGCTTCTGCTTTTAGCAGAACAGGTTGACGGAGATGAGGCAAGGATCTATAGGGAAAGCGCGAAAAAAATACTTCATTCATTGTATACAAATTATGGAGCCTGGGAATCGGAAACGGAGGAAGGGCTTATTTTACACGGAACGAGTCATTACCCCGAAAAACAAAATGTCGATGTCCCATTGATTTACGGGGATTATTACTTTACGGAAGGAATCTCCTTATTGATGGGTAACCGAGATCGCTTCTGGTAA
- a CDS encoding DUF2264 domain-containing protein, with the protein MGDDRKYWVDTLVRITQPVLHSLSERRMVLDMPIEAREGDRSNYTYLEALGRTLAGMAPWLERGTRSGEEGEIRSNMAVMARQAIEAATDPTSPDYMNFTKGGQPLVDAAFLANAVLRAPNELYAVLDDKVKANLISALRSTRVIRPVFSNWLLFSAMIEAALFRMGVEDWDRMRVDYALRQHQQWYKGDGMYGDGPSFHWDYYNSFVIQPMLVDILDAIGDQFEDWAALQVKVLKRAVRYAAILERLISPEGTFPPLGRSLAYRFGAFQHLSLMSLREELPEGLLPAQVRCALTAVIRKQIQMPGTFDDSGWLRIGFAGSQPEIGEGYISTGSLYLCTTVFLALGLSPEAEFWQGEAEWTALKAWSGGTIQIDKAISGEM; encoded by the coding sequence ATGGGGGACGATAGGAAGTATTGGGTGGATACCTTAGTTCGAATTACGCAGCCTGTTCTACATTCATTATCGGAACGTCGGATGGTGTTGGATATGCCTATCGAAGCGAGAGAAGGTGATCGGTCCAATTACACATACTTGGAAGCATTAGGACGTACCTTAGCCGGAATGGCACCATGGCTCGAACGTGGAACACGTTCTGGAGAGGAAGGAGAAATTCGATCTAACATGGCCGTTATGGCGAGGCAAGCCATCGAGGCGGCTACTGATCCAACTTCCCCGGATTATATGAATTTCACAAAAGGTGGACAGCCTTTAGTTGACGCAGCCTTCCTTGCCAACGCCGTTCTCCGTGCTCCAAACGAACTGTATGCAGTGCTTGATGATAAAGTGAAAGCAAATCTGATTTCAGCTTTGAGATCTACGCGTGTGATCCGTCCGGTTTTTAGCAATTGGCTCTTATTTAGTGCCATGATTGAAGCCGCTCTGTTCCGAATGGGCGTAGAAGATTGGGATCGTATGCGTGTAGATTATGCTTTAAGACAACATCAGCAATGGTACAAAGGGGACGGTATGTACGGAGATGGGCCTTCGTTCCACTGGGATTATTACAACAGCTTTGTCATTCAACCCATGTTGGTCGATATATTGGATGCAATAGGAGATCAATTTGAAGATTGGGCTGCACTACAAGTCAAGGTGTTGAAAAGAGCAGTACGTTATGCAGCCATTTTGGAACGGTTAATATCACCTGAAGGGACCTTCCCGCCACTGGGCAGATCACTTGCTTATCGTTTCGGGGCATTCCAGCATCTGTCTTTAATGTCTCTTAGGGAGGAGCTCCCGGAAGGACTGTTACCAGCTCAAGTCCGTTGCGCACTTACGGCCGTCATCAGGAAGCAGATTCAGATGCCGGGTACATTCGATGATTCCGGCTGGCTTCGCATTGGCTTTGCCGGCAGTCAACCTGAAATTGGAGAAGGGTATATTTCGACAGGCAGTTTATATCTGTGTACGACGGTATTTCTAGCGTTGGGGCTATCACCGGAAGCTGAATTCTGGCAAGGAGAGGCAGAGTGGACTGCGCTGAAAGCATGGTCTGGTGGAACAATTCAAATAGATAAAGCAATCTCGGGAGAAATGTAG
- a CDS encoding response regulator transcription factor, whose product MKKILVIDDEVAIRDLIELVLRRENYVVQTAENGKIALQLLDAFGPDLVVLDLMLPDCSGYDLCKEITGKRAVPVIMLSAKNEVIDKVLGLELGAEDYMTKPFDNRELLARIKVILRRNESKEESSEGTEVKSTRIIHEELTFDLESRRVLKNDVPVSLTAKEFKILETLLKRPDKIFTRDELLQIGWGYDFMGDSRSVDMTIMRLRKKLEDNADEPKYVRTIYGFGYQLGGGEA is encoded by the coding sequence TTGAAGAAAATACTTGTCATTGACGATGAAGTCGCAATCAGAGATTTAATTGAGCTCGTACTGAGAAGAGAAAACTACGTCGTTCAAACGGCTGAAAACGGTAAAATAGCCCTGCAGCTGCTGGATGCTTTTGGGCCGGACCTGGTGGTGCTTGACTTGATGCTGCCTGACTGCTCCGGATATGACCTGTGCAAGGAAATCACCGGGAAACGTGCCGTTCCTGTGATCATGCTCTCTGCCAAAAATGAGGTAATCGACAAGGTGTTGGGACTAGAGCTAGGGGCGGAAGATTACATGACCAAACCCTTTGACAATCGTGAATTGCTCGCTCGGATCAAGGTGATTCTGAGAAGAAACGAGAGCAAGGAGGAATCAAGTGAAGGAACAGAAGTGAAATCTACACGCATCATTCATGAAGAGCTGACATTTGATCTGGAAAGCCGAAGGGTGCTGAAAAACGATGTACCCGTGTCTTTAACGGCCAAAGAGTTTAAAATTCTGGAAACGTTACTCAAAAGGCCAGACAAAATCTTCACCCGGGATGAGCTGCTGCAGATCGGATGGGGATATGACTTTATGGGAGACAGTCGCAGTGTGGATATGACCATCATGCGATTACGGAAGAAGCTGGAGGATAACGCGGACGAACCGAAGTATGTCAGGACGATCTATGGATTTGGCTATCAACTTGGAGGTGGCGAGGCCTGA
- a CDS encoding helix-turn-helix transcriptional regulator, which translates to MLKLISCGFHTIHHEGIIRNRPKGSGHYTFVFFNSNAELKLNGQTMIVEKNTFVFFQPETPHAYCEIKSPFINDWFHCYGENMNEFLTELNFPLDTPIEASDPLLISRSIKELQNVNRLNGTLRERIIDCDLRSFFMKLSDLRERTAPHQLNHYYIRFNELRNELYRSPHQNVSVTELAARLSLSKSYFQHIYKQLFGCSVMTDMINGRLEHAKYLLDHSEMSINQIASTCGYENDTHFMRQFKKFVGMTPRQYRFRDVPVK; encoded by the coding sequence ATGCTGAAATTAATTTCATGCGGTTTTCATACCATCCACCATGAAGGAATTATTAGAAATCGTCCGAAAGGTTCTGGTCATTACACTTTTGTATTCTTTAATAGCAATGCAGAGTTGAAGTTGAATGGGCAAACGATGATCGTCGAAAAGAATACTTTTGTCTTTTTTCAACCCGAGACTCCCCATGCTTACTGCGAAATAAAGAGCCCATTCATTAATGACTGGTTTCATTGTTATGGCGAAAATATGAATGAATTTCTTACAGAACTAAACTTCCCTCTGGACACTCCAATTGAAGCATCTGATCCGCTACTGATTTCCAGGTCCATCAAGGAACTACAGAATGTGAACCGGCTTAACGGAACGTTGCGTGAGCGTATCATAGACTGCGATCTTCGGTCCTTTTTCATGAAATTAAGTGATTTGCGGGAACGAACGGCTCCTCATCAACTGAATCATTATTACATCCGATTTAACGAATTACGTAATGAACTCTATCGCTCTCCTCACCAGAACGTTTCTGTAACTGAACTGGCTGCACGTTTAAGTTTGAGTAAATCTTATTTCCAACATATCTACAAGCAGTTATTTGGTTGCTCTGTAATGACCGATATGATTAACGGGAGGCTAGAGCACGCCAAATATCTTTTAGATCACAGCGAGATGTCAATAAATCAAATTGCTAGTACCTGTGGTTACGAAAATGACACTCACTTCATGCGCCAATTCAAAAAGTTTGTTGGCATGACACCAAGGCAATATCGATTTAGAGATGTCCCTGTCAAGTAG
- a CDS encoding sensor histidine kinase — protein sequence MNKAIDYYSFITIEKQMREKADLSELSFREVLAQHRSSTGEPQTKEIVRLALEKLKASGKEVRIYDSSKQLLGLAADGIIINDGKPLIFEKNIEKALSGSYAYTVTEDHLLYFATPIQDQYYQNAYVYEFVEDISYFYAIMDQIRYILFAGAGGFIVLITLSSLWIARNTTKPIKLLLGAAQSFSRQEFRRVHLNRKDELGMLADGLDSMGRQLHDYIQYQKQFVSNVSHELKTPLAAIRGFSQYLYEGENENKELQKIYAHLLQESDRLTRLINELLLLSRFDKADSNELEVRKTEMNELIQQVATSMGGKAKDKGIEIMFREAEAEPEDKLLTRVHANVNPMLMSHAIANLVDNAIKYSGSPSLIELKLTHTPSEVVIRIRDQGIGIAGDELERVQERFYRAKNASTANGSGLGLSICKEIVERFNGYIDMESQIGEGTTVTIVLPRA from the coding sequence GTGAATAAAGCCATCGATTACTACAGCTTCATTACCATTGAAAAACAGATGAGGGAGAAGGCGGATCTGTCCGAGTTGTCCTTCCGTGAGGTGTTGGCACAGCATAGATCATCGACAGGAGAGCCGCAGACAAAAGAAATCGTCAGACTTGCTCTGGAGAAGCTGAAAGCTTCAGGCAAGGAAGTACGTATCTATGATAGCTCCAAGCAGTTGCTGGGCTTGGCTGCGGATGGCATCATCATTAATGATGGCAAACCTCTTATTTTTGAAAAGAATATTGAGAAAGCCCTGAGCGGCAGTTATGCCTACACCGTAACGGAAGATCATCTGCTTTATTTTGCCACTCCCATTCAGGATCAATACTACCAAAACGCTTATGTGTATGAGTTCGTGGAGGACATTTCCTACTTTTATGCGATTATGGATCAAATTCGTTATATCCTGTTTGCGGGTGCAGGCGGATTTATTGTACTGATTACGTTATCCAGTCTGTGGATTGCCCGCAACACAACCAAGCCGATTAAGCTGTTGCTTGGGGCTGCGCAAAGTTTCTCTAGACAGGAGTTTCGGAGAGTTCATCTAAACCGGAAGGATGAGCTGGGCATGCTGGCAGATGGGCTGGATTCCATGGGGCGGCAGCTTCATGATTACATTCAGTACCAGAAACAATTCGTCTCCAACGTATCTCATGAGTTAAAAACACCACTGGCAGCAATTCGTGGTTTCTCTCAATACTTGTATGAAGGGGAGAACGAGAACAAGGAGCTGCAAAAAATCTATGCTCATCTGCTGCAGGAATCGGACCGGCTGACGCGCTTGATTAATGAACTGTTGTTGCTATCCCGATTCGACAAGGCTGATTCTAACGAACTGGAAGTCCGGAAGACGGAAATGAACGAACTGATTCAGCAAGTCGCAACGAGTATGGGTGGCAAGGCCAAAGATAAAGGAATCGAGATTATGTTCAGGGAGGCGGAAGCGGAACCGGAGGATAAGCTTCTGACGAGAGTCCACGCCAACGTGAATCCAATGCTGATGTCCCATGCGATCGCCAACCTTGTGGACAATGCCATCAAATATTCAGGCAGTCCATCGCTAATCGAATTGAAGCTTACACATACGCCAAGCGAGGTAGTTATACGGATACGTGATCAAGGTATCGGTATCGCGGGCGATGAGCTGGAGAGAGTGCAGGAACGCTTTTACCGGGCGAAAAATGCAAGCACAGCGAACGGTTCAGGTCTTGGACTTTCTATTTGCAAAGAGATTGTAGAGCGGTTCAATGGATATATCGACATGGAAAGTCAAATCGGGGAAGGAACGACCGTTACGATTGTGTTACCCCGTGCGTAA
- a CDS encoding S41 family peptidase, producing MRLKKRRNRMFFVFISVLFILTTAGCFASQETHQLEQVKEQEQKQEYDQGSGMKFSSLSEQKIEDFAKLSKVWGVVKYYHPKVVSGDLNWDYELFRVMPSILEENSDVNSILYDWVHTLGNESITGDLEHQYQFSEDSIQLSPTTDWSKDEEYLGTDLSLELSKILDSNISERKNAYVSFNDESPLGIMHNENAYTNMKFDDTGYRLLGLFRYWNIIEYYFPYKDVIGEEWDQVLLEFIPKMIDGSDYDSYFMTLAELTTRVHDSHVYLGGKNRESITEYFGIYRLPVNFVEINNQIVISTVYNKCGLEVGDIVLKVGDNNIDELLEDRRKYISQSREDTSGHFFNALFRTHQKNMDVTVIRQGKTMNISATSSLQEINYFVYTKSQAMENGEIYYINAGLLVDGEIDSIMKRWWDTKGLIVDLRNYPSSSVDYKLAQYLIPSEEEFAKASLPNRAVPGEYYFEPLTSGEPLRTDDEVYKGKVVILINEHTMSNGEFTTMLLRKTENSIVLGRPTAGADGNLFRITLPGNIKTGISGIGIFYPDKKPTQRIGVQPDIRLDPTIEGITEGRDEYVEKAVEIIKNGY from the coding sequence GTGAGACTAAAAAAAAGAAGAAACCGTATGTTCTTTGTATTTATCAGTGTATTGTTTATCCTCACTACTGCAGGTTGTTTTGCATCACAGGAGACTCACCAGCTTGAACAAGTGAAAGAGCAGGAGCAGAAGCAGGAGTATGACCAAGGAAGTGGAATGAAATTTTCCAGCCTTTCTGAACAGAAGATCGAGGATTTTGCTAAGCTCAGTAAGGTATGGGGAGTGGTGAAATATTACCATCCTAAGGTTGTATCTGGGGATCTAAATTGGGACTATGAGCTATTTCGGGTGATGCCTTCTATTTTAGAAGAAAATTCGGATGTGAATTCAATTCTCTATGATTGGGTTCATACGCTAGGTAATGAGAGCATTACCGGGGATCTTGAACACCAATACCAGTTTTCCGAAGATTCCATACAACTCAGTCCAACCACAGATTGGTCCAAGGATGAGGAATATCTTGGAACAGATCTGAGTCTTGAATTATCAAAGATTTTAGATTCTAACATTTCAGAACGGAAAAATGCATACGTTAGCTTTAATGATGAATCACCCTTAGGGATTATGCATAATGAAAACGCTTATACTAATATGAAATTTGATGACACCGGCTACAGGTTGCTTGGTTTATTCCGCTATTGGAATATTATCGAATACTATTTTCCTTATAAAGATGTCATAGGAGAGGAATGGGATCAAGTGCTTCTAGAGTTTATTCCTAAAATGATAGATGGGTCTGATTATGATTCCTATTTCATGACCTTAGCAGAACTAACAACTAGAGTACATGATTCTCATGTTTATTTGGGTGGCAAAAATAGAGAATCCATTACTGAGTATTTTGGAATATATCGGCTTCCCGTAAACTTTGTCGAAATTAACAATCAGATTGTTATAAGTACAGTCTATAACAAATGTGGACTTGAGGTCGGAGACATAGTATTAAAAGTAGGTGACAATAATATTGATGAATTATTAGAAGATAGAAGAAAATACATCTCACAATCACGAGAAGACACGTCAGGTCATTTCTTTAATGCATTATTCCGAACTCATCAAAAGAATATGGACGTTACTGTAATTCGACAGGGAAAAACGATGAACATAAGTGCGACGAGCAGCCTACAAGAGATTAATTACTTTGTTTATACGAAATCACAAGCAATGGAGAACGGAGAGATCTACTATATTAATGCCGGTCTGTTGGTAGATGGCGAGATTGATAGCATCATGAAAAGATGGTGGGACACTAAAGGTCTGATTGTTGATCTTAGAAACTACCCTTCTAGCTCAGTTGACTATAAATTGGCCCAATATCTGATCCCTTCTGAGGAAGAGTTTGCCAAAGCGTCACTTCCTAATCGTGCAGTACCAGGTGAATATTATTTTGAACCACTTACCTCAGGGGAGCCTCTACGGACAGATGACGAGGTTTATAAAGGGAAAGTTGTGATTTTAATCAATGAACATACTATGAGTAACGGTGAGTTTACAACGATGTTGCTGAGAAAAACAGAAAATTCAATAGTTCTTGGGAGGCCAACTGCTGGAGCGGATGGCAATTTATTTAGAATTACTCTCCCAGGAAATATAAAAACTGGCATAAGTGGAATCGGTATATTTTATCCAGATAAAAAACCAACGCAAAGAATAGGAGTGCAGCCTGATATTCGTCTTGATCCAACCATTGAAGGAATTACGGAAGGTAGGGACGAGTATGTTGAGAAAGCCGTTGAAATAATTAAAAATGGTTATTAA
- a CDS encoding GNAT family N-acetyltransferase encodes MNKSVVEYTKLKIRDNSKFYELVLLFNVEFESPNPNYVNLDNIEKLLKNPNFVCFVATIDGKVVGGLTGFELEMYDREGSSMYIYDLAVINKCQRKGIGSRLVYEMIEYCKSKSIKELFVQADSVDQHAIKFYKKIGGEQTKTFHFSFDTSNY; translated from the coding sequence ATGAATAAGAGTGTTGTAGAGTACACAAAATTGAAAATTAGAGACAATTCAAAGTTTTATGAGCTAGTATTGTTGTTTAATGTAGAGTTTGAATCGCCGAATCCGAATTATGTAAATTTAGATAATATTGAAAAACTATTGAAAAATCCAAACTTTGTCTGCTTTGTGGCAACCATCGATGGCAAAGTTGTAGGAGGATTAACTGGATTCGAATTAGAGATGTATGACCGTGAGGGATCTTCGATGTATATTTATGATCTAGCGGTCATTAATAAATGTCAAAGAAAAGGAATTGGTAGTAGGTTAGTATATGAAATGATTGAATATTGCAAATCAAAATCCATTAAGGAATTGTTTGTTCAAGCGGATAGCGTTGATCAACATGCTATAAAATTCTATAAAAAAATCGGAGGAGAACAAACTAAAACATTTCATTTTTCGTTTGACACTTCAAATTACTGA